One Epinephelus fuscoguttatus linkage group LG10, E.fuscoguttatus.final_Chr_v1 genomic window carries:
- the commd2 gene encoding COMM domain-containing protein 2 yields MLLVLSEDHKEHLSFLPKVDTAVVGEFGRIALEFLRRGTSPKIYEGAARKLSVPVEMVQHGVEGLMFLMTESSKHMISEVDFLDSVLVLGFGEELNQILLQLYLQHHKQIRSILSQLPSNLPAYQNLEWRLDVQLASRSLRQQVIPMLTIRLLLTGGCDSRDDHSRMVLQTDPSTLLHLISTLEAALAAMKTSHARRICRNIK; encoded by the exons ATGCTGCTGGTTTTGTCCGAGGACCATAAAGAGCATCTCTCCTTCCTGCCGAAGGTTGATACCGCAG TGGTTGGAGAGTTTGGTCGGATAGCGTTGGAGTTCTTAAGGAGAGGAACCAGTCCCAAGATCTATGAGGGAGCAGCAA GAAAACTATCTGTTCCTGTGGAAATGGTGCAGCATGGAGTGGAAGGCCTGATGTTCCTGATGACGGAGAGCTCCAAACACATg ATCTCTGAAGTGGACTTTCTGGACTCAGTGTTGGTTTTGGGGTTTGGTGAAGAGCTTAACCAGATCCTCTTACAG CTCTACCTGCAACACCACAAACAGATCCGCAGCATCCTGAGTCAGCTGCCCTCCAACCTGCCCGCCTACCAAAACCTGGAATGGAGACTGGatgtacag TTGGCAAGTCGTTCACTCCGTCAGCAGGTCATTCCCATGCTGACGATACGTCTGCTCCTGACAGGAGGTTGTGACAGCCGTGATGACCACAGCAGAATGGTTCTCCAGACAGACCCCAGCACCCTCCTGCACCTCATCTCCACACTGGAGGCCGCTCTGGCTGCCATGAAAACCAGTCATGCTCGCCGCATATGTCGCAACATCAAATAA